The Brassica oleracea var. oleracea cultivar TO1000 chromosome C6, BOL, whole genome shotgun sequence genomic interval GGATAATTCGAGTTACACGGAGTCTTCAACAGGTATAAAGTATGTTTCGGATTCGAGTTACACGGATACAGGAGCCAGCAGCTTCGTGGCGCCTGAGTATAGAGCAAACATGATGCAGAGCATGTGGTCCGTTAGAAGCTTTCCAGAGGGAGTCAGAAACTGTTACGAGATTGGTGTTAACGTCAGCGCCAAGTATCTGATCAGAGCGGCTTTTATGTATGGAAACTATGATGCAAGGAACGAGTTACCTGGGTTTGATCTTCACTTGGGACCAAACCAATGGGACAGTGTTAAACTGGAGTCTTCTGAGGGAACAGTGTCCAAAGAGATTATATACTCTGTCTTGACGGACACGTTACAAGTGTGTTTGGTGAATACAGGAAACGGTACACCTTTTATATCGGTTTTGGAACTTAGACAGTTGCCAAACTCTTCTTATGCAACCAAGTCTGAATCACTCCAGCTCTTTCAACGGTTGGATTTCGGGTCATCGACCAATCTAACGGTCAGGTATCCAGATGATGTTTTTGATAGAATATGGCTTCCATCTACACCAAACGGGTCTAAGCAGTTTAGTGAGCGGCCGACTTCTTCCTCACGCAACAGTAGCGGTAAGTTTCATCTTCCACAAGCTGTAATGAGAACAGCAGTTGTACCGGAAACCTCTGGTGGGTCTGTAGACTTTGGATGGACTCCAGATGATCCTTCTCTTGAGTTTTACTTCTACTTGTACTTCTCTGAACTTCAAGAACCTAGTTCTGGTTCTGTATCAAAAAGAGAGTTCATCATTTCGTTCAACGGAAACAGTTTTGGGAGACCGTTTAGTCTTACCTACTTGGAGACCTTAGTTCTGTCCATTTCTAATCCTTTGTCGGAACAGAGCTTCCAGTTTTCTATTAGTCAGAGTCGAGATTCAGCTCTTCCACCTCTTATCAACGCTATGGAGGCTTACTTTGTAAACAAGCTTCCGCAATCTTCAACAGATCAAAACGACCGTAAGCTCTCTCTCATCCTTGTGCTGTCCATTTCAGTTTTGCTGGTTCTGTCTTACTGTGTTTTCTCTCTGTGAGCATTATATAGTTTCGGCTATGAGGAATATTAAGTCTACATATAAAGTCAAGAGAAACTGGGAAGGAGATGTGTGTGTACCTCAAGCTTACACATGGGAAGGTGTGAATTGTAGCTACAATGGCACAAGCACGCCTAGAGTAATAGCTTTGTAAGTGTTATATCAACAGGTACATGCCTAGAGCAATATTTTTGTAAGTGAATCTCATTGGTTTATTTCTCTATGAAACAGAAACTTATCATCAGCCGGATTAACAGGAGATATATCATCTGATATATCGCTTCTTACACAGTTGCAAGTCCTGTAAGTTTGTAGCTTTTGTTGGTAATTACTATATGCAAATAGTAGAATTCTCTAACGTGTTTACCTTTAGGGACTTGTCTAACAACAATTTGACTGGACCAGTACCAGCTTTCTTGGCTCAACTTCAGTTCCTTAGAGTTCTGTGTGTATTTTGCTCAACCACACCTAACTAGTTATAGTATTTATAGCCCCCAGTAATTAGTAAATGACATTAGCCACTCTATATTTTTGCAGAAACTTGGGTAACAACCAGCTTAGTGGGCCTATACCGTCTATTCTCATGGGAAAAAGCGGCTTGTCGTTCAGGTACTCAAACACACTTCTCTTTCTCATTCATTACGTGCTTCAAAAGCGTTATATGATTCAACTCATAATCAATTGTATGTATATCTGCAGTATCGACGGGAATCCAAGTATTTGTGCTACAGGTGCCTGTGAAGAGCTCACACAAAACAAATCCAAGAAGAAGAAACTTCCCAGTTTTGTGATTCCCTTAGTTGCATCACTTGCAGGGCTCGTTCTCATCGCTACTATATCTGCAGCTATACTGTTTATCTTCATTAGAAAGAAAAAACAAGGTATGTTTCTTAGTTATGTTACTTGTTTTCTTAGTTTACATGAAATGGTCATTGTTGATTCTGAACGTGGCTTAAAATCTTGGTGCACCAGTAAATTGTCACCATTCGGTATATCTGTTAGGATTATTAGGAAAACCGCTTATACTAGATAATGTAGTTTGCCTAAAGAATATTGGGTTCTGATGCAGTATAAATACGGATCTAAGGGGTTTTAATTTATCCATTCACACAATTAATCAATATACAAACTTTAAAACAATTTGCTTCAATAGAATTTTTCTTTATAGTTTTCTTGCTTTCTTCAAGTATAGTTTGCGGGGTCATTCACAACATTTACGGTAGGTTTTACTATTCTGCTGCAGGTCGAACGGTCCACAGAACAATCACAGCTTCAAGTAATGGACTGTCATTACTTAGGAGAGATACCGGTTCAATGCCTCCATCAATGCAGCGAAGAGAAACCGGTTTCTCTACACGTCCGTCATTACAGAGAATAGAGAGTGGAATGACTGACCATGAGATGAATGAAACAGCAGTGGATGGCTTTGATATGGAACCTGCAAACAGAAAGTTTACATACGCAGAGATTGTGAATATCACAAATGGGTTTGAGAGAGATCAAGGGAAAGTAGGTTTTGGGAGAAACTACCTCGGACAGTTAAATGGTAAGGAAGTGACAGTGAAACTTGTGTCTTCATTGTCTTCTCAAGGCTACAAACAATTAAGAGCAGAGGTATATGCCAAATCTCTTTCTGTAAGACAATAACTTGCCATGAATTTTGTAATGGAGGAGACTTAGAAGAGCTCATGTGCATGCTAATTGTAGGTCAAACACCTTTTCAGAATTCATCATAAAAACCTTATAACCATGCTTGGTTATTGCAATGAAGGCGATAAACTGGCGGTTATCTATGAGTACATGGCTAATGGAAACTTGAAACAACACATCTCAGGTTCTTTACTGCATTCACACTTGTAAAATGCTTTATATTCTTTTTACATTTTTGAATCCCGGGCCTGTAGCCCCATACATTCTCTAAAGCAAGGCTCATGCCATGTAATTTAACTCTTCTTTGGATTTGAGCCTATGACCTATAAGTTACCTATAATCTATGAGTTTTATACACTAGGCCAACTCTTCATTAGTAAAATGCTGTATATTCTTCTTGAGGTAAAACCAGTGTTTGATTTTTGAAACTTGTCTTGTGCAGAGAACAGTCCAACTGTCTTTAGCTGGGAAGATAGACTTGGAATTGCGGTTGATGTTGCACAAGGTTAGCACTTGAAACCCACTCTGTGCTTTCTCTCTTGGAGTTTTGTGCTCTGTAATAAAACGTAAAGCGTGAATTACTCCCTTGCCTTTATATAGGACTTGAGTATTTGCATACTGGCTGCACGCCACCAATCATTCACAGAAACGTCAAGTGCACAAATGTATTCTTAGATGAAAACTTCAATGCCAAGTTAGGCGGTTTTGGCCTTTCGAGAGCGTTTGATGCAGCAGAAGGAAGTCATATGAATACAGCTATAGCCGGGACACCTGGATATGTCGACCCCGAGTAAAGATCTAAGCTCAAATCTTTGCTAAATTTCTCAAAAAAAAAAACTCTGCTATTTTCAAATAAAGATTAGATGTTTCACTGCAGGTATTACACATCAAACATCTTAACAGAGAAGAGTGATGTGTACAGTTTCGGTGTTGTTCTATTAGAGATTGTTACAGCGAAACCCGCTATCATAAAGGATGAGGAAAGGATGCATATAAGTCAATGGGTTGAGTCTTTGCTCTCAAGAGAAAACATTGAAGAGATTCTTGACCCCAGCCTTTGTGGAGACTATGATCCAACCTCTGCGTTTAAGACCGTGGAGATCGCTGTGGCTTGCGTTTGTAGAAACTCTGGTGACAGACCTGGAATGAGTCAAGTAGTGACGGCTCTTAAGGAGAGTTTGGCTGCAGAAGTTGAGAGGAAAAATGATTTGCCAGTTGTGTCAACAGACTCAGTTGAAGATCTTGCCCTTGGCTTTGGTTCTAATCCACCTCCTCGTTTGCGATGATAAGTTATTGATTTTATGTTGTAATAATTGGGGTGTGAAAAATATTTGTAATGTATATTTGCTTTTTGTGAGTTGGAGTAACAAAATGCTACAGCTACCACCCTAATTTAGGCTTTGTATGGTTTTGCTTTACAATATACAAACTCATTGCACTCCTAACAAAAAATGACTAAGATGTGAGGTGGTTATATCAAGAAAGACTTAGCATCTTTGTTGAGTGAAAAAAGAGTAGTATAGTTGTTGTGCTGGTAAGCTCGGGTATATGAAGAATTGGTCAGTGTCGGAATCACACAAGTGTAATAAGTAGACACCTAACCAAGGATGACTGACAAAGAACTCAATTCTCTTTATTCAACATCTCTGAGGTCAAAAATATGTTTAAATATCACAATACCTCAAGTATAATTGCGTAAGAAGAGACTTATTAATGATCAGTTGTGGTGTTCACAGTCCAAACTCAAGCACTTTCCAGAACAAAACCAAGATTGACAAGTGTAAGATCTATTAGAACCCAAGAATCTTGGGTGCAAGTTCCAATAAGGGCTCCAATGCGCTTGGAGCAAACTTTCTAGCAAAGAGATAACAAACAGGAGACCTCTGATCATTGTAGAGGCAGGCTTTAGCTCCAGGAAGATTCTTGAGGAAAGCTTCTGTTACATCAGCCTTACCAAAAGTAGCTGGATGAGCACCACCACGTGACCAATCTGTATATGTCAGTGTCCGGTTAGCCAGAAAAATTCTATGTTTCATAGACAACATTGTAGGGAAGTAATGTTCATCAACATAACATGGTGGTTTACAAAACTCTTTGAATTTGGGATAGTAAGTGGTGTCTTGAACAATCTCAAGAGCGAGTTTCCGGTTAATTTCAAACCACTGAGACCCTTTTCTCCACTGGCTAAGTGTGATCTCAGGTTCCATACCGTTTCTGTATCTTCCTCTCCCATCAGGTCCTTCCTCGTCAGCACAACCCATGAAACTATATCTTGATCCAGAGACATAACCATAGATAAAGCCGAAACCGCGTAGAGGAATGCATGATTCAGACAGCAGAACAAACCATTCATTAGATATATCAAGCAACGCACTAGCTAGAAGCCTCCTTTCAGCGTCACACATACTCATCTCTCCCCATGCCACAGCCTATAATTCATAAGAAAAATTCACACACGTGAGGAGGAACACTAATAAAAAGGCTGTAACCTGAAAAATCAAAGACAGTACCTGACTTGGGATGTATCTTCTGTAAAACACAGATGACCTATCAAAATCTGATCTGTAGTTAGGCAATGCATGAACATAGATTGAGTAAAGACCCTCATGTCCCTTAAAGAACATCTCCCAAAGTGGAGCAAATGGTAAAGGCCCCTTGGTGAGAAACATGAAAGCCAACTTAGGAACCCGTTTAAACGGATAGTCATGTCTCTTTGGCTCCATGGAAGCGCGCCAAAGCAATTCACCGTCATTCATAGTGTGCCAAACATTCAAAGGAGGCCTAAGAAAGCTCTCTAATGTAACGGCCTCGTGATCATACATAGAGACCAACGTGGTTGAAGACACAGGATCTTGAATCTTGAAGAACTTGATCATGTGTATACTAACAACGGAGATCCCAAGAGTCAAAACAAGAAACAACA includes:
- the LOC106301105 gene encoding probable LRR receptor-like serine/threonine-protein kinase At1g51880 isoform X1; amino-acid sequence: MMVSKALTLLCCVVLINLSNAQDQTGFISIDCGLQPDNSSYTESSTGIKYVSDSSYTDTGASSFVAPEYRANMMQSMWSVRSFPEGVRNCYEIGVNVSAKYLIRAAFMYGNYDARNELPGFDLHLGPNQWDSVKLESSEGTVSKEIIYSVLTDTLQVCLVNTGNGTPFISVLELRQLPNSSYATKSESLQLFQRLDFGSSTNLTVRYPDDVFDRIWLPSTPNGSKQFSERPTSSSRNSSGKFHLPQAVMRTAVVPETSGGSVDFGWTPDDPSLEFYFYLYFSELQEPSSGSVSKREFIISFNGNSFGRPFSLTYLETLVLSISNPLSEQSFQFSISQSRDSALPPLINAMEAYFVNKLPQSSTDQNDLSAMRNIKSTYKVKRNWEGDVCVPQAYTWEGVNCSYNGTSTPRVIALNLSSAGLTGDISSDISLLTQLQVLDLSNNNLTGPVPAFLAQLQFLRVLNLGNNQLSGPIPSILMGKSGLSFSIDGNPSICATGACEELTQNKSKKKKLPSFVIPLVASLAGLVLIATISAAILFIFIRKKKQGRTVHRTITASSNGLSLLRRDTGSMPPSMQRRETGFSTRPSLQRIESGMTDHEMNETAVDGFDMEPANRKFTYAEIVNITNGFERDQGKVGFGRNYLGQLNGKEVTVKLVSSLSSQGYKQLRAEVKHLFRIHHKNLITMLGYCNEGDKLAVIYEYMANGNLKQHISENSPTVFSWEDRLGIAVDVAQGLEYLHTGCTPPIIHRNVKCTNVFLDENFNAKLGGFGLSRAFDAAEGSHMNTAIAGTPGYVDPEYYTSNILTEKSDVYSFGVVLLEIVTAKPAIIKDEERMHISQWVESLLSRENIEEILDPSLCGDYDPTSAFKTVEIAVACVCRNSGDRPGMSQVVTALKESLAAEVERKNDLPVVSTDSVEDLALGFGSNPPPRLR
- the LOC106301105 gene encoding probable LRR receptor-like serine/threonine-protein kinase At1g51880 isoform X2 yields the protein MMVSKALTLLCCVVLINLSNAQDQTGFISIDCGLQPDNSSYTESSTGIKYVSDSSYTDTGASSFVAPEYRANMMQSMWSVRSFPEGVRNCYEIGVNVSAKYLIRAAFMYGNYDARNELPGFDLHLGPNQWDSVKLESSEGTVSKEIIYSVLTDTLQVCLVNTGNGTPFISVLELRQLPNSSYATKSESLQLFQRLDFGSSTNLTVRYPDDVFDRIWLPSTPNGSKQFSERPTSSSRNSSGKFHLPQAVMRTAVVPETSGGSVDFGWTPDDPSLEFYFYLYFSELQEPSSGSVSKREFIISFNGNSFGRPFSLTYLETLVLSISNPLSEQSFQFSISQSRDSALPPLINAMEAYFVNKLPQSSTDQNDLSAMRNIKSTYKVKRNWEGDVCVPQAYTWEGVNCSYNGTSTPRVIALNLSSAGLTGDISSDISLLTQLQVLNLGNNQLSGPIPSILMGKSGLSFSIDGNPSICATGACEELTQNKSKKKKLPSFVIPLVASLAGLVLIATISAAILFIFIRKKKQGRTVHRTITASSNGLSLLRRDTGSMPPSMQRRETGFSTRPSLQRIESGMTDHEMNETAVDGFDMEPANRKFTYAEIVNITNGFERDQGKVGFGRNYLGQLNGKEVTVKLVSSLSSQGYKQLRAEVKHLFRIHHKNLITMLGYCNEGDKLAVIYEYMANGNLKQHISENSPTVFSWEDRLGIAVDVAQGLEYLHTGCTPPIIHRNVKCTNVFLDENFNAKLGGFGLSRAFDAAEGSHMNTAIAGTPGYVDPEYYTSNILTEKSDVYSFGVVLLEIVTAKPAIIKDEERMHISQWVESLLSRENIEEILDPSLCGDYDPTSAFKTVEIAVACVCRNSGDRPGMSQVVTALKESLAAEVERKNDLPVVSTDSVEDLALGFGSNPPPRLR
- the LOC106301106 gene encoding uncharacterized protein LOC106301106, which translates into the protein MKVMDMEEGVKDNAASPPPKSRITNQSRALVSIRLLQVLLLFLVLTLGISVVSIHMIKFFKIQDPVSSTTLVSMYDHEAVTLESFLRPPLNVWHTMNDGELLWRASMEPKRHDYPFKRVPKLAFMFLTKGPLPFAPLWEMFFKGHEGLYSIYVHALPNYRSDFDRSSVFYRRYIPSQAVAWGEMSMCDAERRLLASALLDISNEWFVLLSESCIPLRGFGFIYGYVSGSRYSFMGCADEEGPDGRGRYRNGMEPEITLSQWRKGSQWFEINRKLALEIVQDTTYYPKFKEFCKPPCYVDEHYFPTMLSMKHRIFLANRTLTYTDWSRGGAHPATFGKADVTEAFLKNLPGAKACLYNDQRSPVCYLFARKFAPSALEPLLELAPKILGF